The Maridesulfovibrio frigidus DSM 17176 genome has a segment encoding these proteins:
- a CDS encoding Fe-S-containing hydro-lyase, with amino-acid sequence MTTYSLTTPLTDEDIVPLKAGDVVKLTGTIYTARDAAHKRLTDLLDQGEELPFDLKGSVIYYVGPSPAPPGRPIGAAGPTTSYRMDAYAPRLYGLGLKASIGKGKRSDEVKQALKDNKAVYFGATGGAGALLSMCIKEATVIAFDELGPEAIRKLAVEEFPLLVINDCHGGELYAVPNLEAAGV; translated from the coding sequence ATGACTACTTATTCACTGACCACTCCGCTTACTGATGAGGATATCGTCCCTCTCAAAGCCGGGGACGTTGTAAAACTTACCGGAACTATCTACACCGCACGTGATGCGGCTCACAAAAGACTTACTGACCTTTTAGATCAAGGTGAAGAACTTCCCTTTGATTTGAAAGGTTCGGTTATATATTATGTCGGTCCAAGTCCGGCCCCTCCGGGCAGACCTATTGGAGCGGCAGGCCCCACCACCAGTTACCGTATGGATGCTTATGCTCCCCGCCTTTATGGCCTCGGGCTGAAAGCCAGCATCGGCAAAGGTAAAAGGAGTGACGAAGTTAAACAGGCTCTTAAGGACAATAAGGCTGTTTATTTCGGAGCAACCGGTGGAGCCGGAGCTTTGCTTTCTATGTGCATTAAAGAAGCAACAGTTATCGCCTTTGACGAACTCGGACCAGAAGCTATCCGCAAATTGGCTGTCGAAGAGTTTCCTTTGCTGGTCATCAATGACTGTCATGGCGGGGAACTTTATGCGGTTCCGAACCTAGAAGCTGCGGGCGTTTAG
- the nifJ gene encoding pyruvate:ferredoxin (flavodoxin) oxidoreductase yields the protein MAKKMKTMDGNQAASYVAYAMCETAPIYPITPSSPMGEFADEWALQGVKNIFDTTMEVRELQSEGGAAGALHGALAAGNLSCTFTASQGLLLMIPNMYKIAGELLPTVFHVSARAIAGHALSIFGDHQDVMACRQTGFAMLASNSVQESMDLALVSHLATIDSSIPFLHFFDGFRTSHEIQKIETIDYEDMADALNWDKVRDFRDRALNPEHPHTRGTAQNPDIYFQALESINPYRDAVPGYVEDAMKKVADITGREYKLFDYVGDPEAEDVIIAMGSGCEAIEETITKLNAEGASYGLVKVRLFRPFSMEHLGRALPATTQQITVLDRTKEGGAIGDPLYLDVCTALREMNIDLPVHAGRYGLGSKEFTPSMVKAIYDNMKALAPRHHFTVGINDDVTRLSLEVGPNLDVTPEGTVQCKFWGLGSDGTVGANKQAIKIIGDKTDMFAQGYFAYDSKKSGGITVSHLRFGDHQIKSTYLVEISDFIACHNPSYVKLYDLLEGIRDGGTFLLNTSMGLEDLEAELPAKLRRKIAENNLKFYTIDAVKIASEVGLGGRINMIMQTAFFKLAKVIPFEDAVAFLKESIKKAYGKKGDKIVNMNNAAVDEAEANLNEIKYPASWATAEDEAVEENFDPEFITDVVKPILAQKGDELPVSAFSPDGRFPMGTSRFEKRGVAILVPEWIKDNCIQCNQCSFVCPHSALRAVVANDEEMAIAPDSFETVDGKGKGFEGLKYRMQVNSLDCQGCGNCADICPAKEKALVMKPIATQTEAQVPNYDFSEIVSFKDEILPRTTVKGSQLQQSLMEFSGACAGCGETPYVKVLTQLFGERMIIANATGCSSIWGASAPSTPYCENLEGHGPAWGNSLFEDAAEYGFGMEMAISNRRNRLVVLMNQAMEGEVSDELRDAMKGWIANKEDAAKSLEYGDLLRELLAIEAEFSDILCEIEEQEDIFTKKSMWCFGGDGWAYDIGFGGLDHVLASGKDINVLVMDTEVYSNTGGQASKATPLGSIAKFAAGGKMTAKKDLGRMMMTYGYVYVASVSMGANKNQVMKAFLEAEAYPGPSIVIAYAPCINQGIKKGMGKTQLEGKLAVESGYWPLYRFDPRRAENGENPLVLEYKSPDGTLQDFLSGENRYAMLERMMPETSKTLRAGIEKDCKQRYKLLKQLSEMDYSIED from the coding sequence ATGGCTAAAAAAATGAAAACTATGGATGGAAACCAAGCAGCATCATACGTAGCATACGCAATGTGTGAGACCGCACCGATCTATCCAATCACTCCATCTTCACCTATGGGCGAATTCGCAGATGAATGGGCGCTTCAGGGTGTAAAAAATATTTTTGACACTACTATGGAAGTTCGTGAGCTACAGTCCGAAGGCGGAGCCGCCGGAGCCCTACACGGAGCTTTGGCTGCTGGTAACCTATCCTGTACTTTCACAGCATCTCAGGGTCTTCTGCTGATGATCCCTAACATGTATAAGATCGCAGGCGAGCTTCTCCCTACTGTCTTCCATGTTTCAGCTCGCGCGATTGCTGGGCATGCTCTCTCTATCTTTGGAGATCATCAGGACGTAATGGCTTGTCGTCAGACAGGTTTTGCAATGCTTGCTTCCAACTCAGTTCAGGAAAGCATGGACCTTGCACTCGTGTCCCACCTGGCAACCATCGATTCGTCAATTCCATTTCTTCATTTCTTTGATGGTTTCAGAACTTCACACGAAATTCAGAAAATCGAAACTATCGATTATGAAGATATGGCTGACGCTCTTAACTGGGATAAAGTTAGAGACTTCCGCGACCGCGCACTAAACCCTGAGCACCCTCATACTAGAGGTACTGCACAGAATCCTGATATTTACTTCCAGGCACTTGAATCTATAAATCCTTACAGAGATGCTGTTCCCGGTTACGTAGAAGACGCAATGAAAAAAGTTGCTGACATCACAGGCCGTGAATACAAGCTGTTTGATTACGTAGGTGATCCTGAAGCTGAAGATGTGATCATTGCAATGGGTTCCGGTTGTGAAGCCATTGAAGAAACAATCACAAAGCTTAATGCAGAGGGTGCAAGCTACGGTCTTGTTAAAGTAAGACTATTCCGTCCATTCTCTATGGAGCATCTCGGACGCGCACTGCCTGCAACAACTCAGCAGATTACTGTTCTCGACCGCACTAAAGAAGGCGGTGCTATCGGTGATCCTTTGTATCTTGATGTTTGTACTGCTCTCAGAGAAATGAACATTGATCTTCCTGTTCACGCAGGACGCTACGGCCTTGGTTCTAAGGAGTTCACTCCTTCCATGGTCAAAGCAATCTACGACAATATGAAGGCTCTTGCTCCTAGACATCACTTCACCGTCGGTATTAATGATGATGTTACCCGCCTTTCACTTGAAGTTGGTCCAAATCTGGATGTAACTCCTGAAGGAACAGTTCAGTGTAAGTTCTGGGGACTCGGTTCTGATGGTACTGTCGGCGCGAATAAGCAGGCGATCAAAATTATCGGTGATAAAACCGACATGTTTGCGCAGGGTTACTTTGCTTACGATTCCAAGAAATCCGGTGGTATTACTGTATCGCATCTGCGTTTTGGTGATCATCAGATTAAATCTACATATCTCGTTGAAATCTCAGATTTCATCGCTTGTCATAATCCAAGCTACGTAAAACTTTACGACCTTCTTGAAGGAATCCGCGATGGTGGAACCTTCCTGCTGAACACCAGCATGGGCCTTGAAGATTTAGAAGCTGAACTTCCAGCTAAGCTTCGCCGCAAAATTGCTGAGAACAACCTTAAGTTCTACACAATTGATGCTGTGAAAATTGCTAGTGAAGTTGGTCTCGGTGGTCGTATTAATATGATCATGCAGACTGCATTCTTTAAACTCGCAAAAGTTATTCCTTTCGAGGACGCTGTTGCATTCCTTAAAGAATCAATCAAGAAAGCATACGGCAAGAAGGGCGACAAGATCGTCAACATGAACAATGCCGCAGTTGATGAAGCAGAAGCTAACCTCAACGAAATTAAATATCCTGCATCATGGGCAACTGCTGAAGATGAAGCTGTAGAAGAAAACTTCGATCCAGAATTCATCACTGACGTTGTTAAGCCTATCCTTGCTCAGAAAGGTGACGAACTGCCTGTCAGCGCATTTTCACCAGATGGCCGCTTCCCAATGGGAACCAGCCGTTTTGAAAAACGCGGTGTAGCAATCTTGGTTCCTGAATGGATCAAAGATAACTGTATTCAGTGTAACCAGTGTTCTTTCGTTTGTCCGCACAGTGCTCTTCGCGCAGTAGTTGCAAACGATGAAGAAATGGCAATTGCACCGGATAGTTTCGAAACTGTTGACGGCAAAGGTAAAGGGTTTGAAGGCCTTAAGTACCGCATGCAGGTCAACTCACTTGACTGTCAGGGTTGTGGTAACTGTGCTGATATTTGTCCTGCTAAGGAAAAAGCTTTGGTCATGAAGCCTATTGCGACTCAGACAGAAGCTCAGGTTCCTAACTATGACTTCTCCGAAATCGTATCCTTCAAGGACGAAATTCTACCTCGCACAACTGTTAAGGGCAGCCAGCTCCAGCAGTCACTCATGGAATTCTCCGGAGCCTGTGCAGGTTGTGGCGAAACTCCTTATGTAAAAGTACTTACTCAGCTCTTCGGTGAGCGTATGATTATCGCTAACGCAACAGGTTGTTCTTCAATCTGGGGTGCTTCTGCTCCTTCCACTCCATACTGTGAGAATCTGGAAGGACACGGACCTGCTTGGGGCAACTCACTCTTCGAAGATGCTGCTGAATATGGCTTCGGAATGGAAATGGCTATTTCCAACCGTCGCAACCGTTTAGTTGTGCTCATGAATCAGGCCATGGAAGGCGAAGTCAGTGATGAACTGCGCGACGCTATGAAAGGCTGGATTGCAAATAAAGAAGATGCAGCTAAATCTCTCGAATACGGTGATCTGCTCCGCGAACTCTTAGCTATTGAAGCTGAGTTCAGCGACATACTTTGCGAAATCGAAGAGCAGGAAGATATATTCACTAAGAAGTCCATGTGGTGCTTCGGTGGTGATGGCTGGGCATATGACATCGGCTTTGGCGGACTTGATCATGTTCTCGCTTCCGGTAAGGACATCAACGTACTGGTAATGGATACCGAAGTGTACTCCAACACTGGTGGTCAGGCATCTAAAGCGACTCCATTAGGATCTATCGCTAAGTTTGCAGCTGGTGGTAAGATGACCGCCAAGAAAGACCTTGGACGCATGATGATGACCTATGGTTACGTCTACGTTGCATCCGTATCTATGGGCGCAAACAAGAATCAGGTCATGAAAGCATTCCTCGAAGCGGAAGCTTACCCCGGCCCATCTATTGTTATCGCATACGCACCCTGTATTAATCAGGGTATTAAGAAGGGCATGGGTAAAACTCAGCTCGAAGGTAAACTTGCTGTTGAGTCCGGTTACTGGCCTCTTTACAGATTCGACCCGCGTCGCGCTGAAAATGGCGAAAACCCGCTCGTTCTTGAATACAAGAGCCCAGATGGAACTCTTCAGGACTTCCTTTCTGGCGAAAACCGCTACGCAATGCTCGAGCGCATGATGCCTGAGACTTCCAAAACTTTGCGTGCTGGAATCGAAAAAGATTGTAAGCAGAGATACAAACTTCTCAAGCAGCTCTCTGAAATGGACTACTCAATAGAAGACTAG
- the pta gene encoding phosphate acetyltransferase: protein MSKSLYIAATEARSGKSAIVLGVMQLLLTHIRKVAIFRPIIHDSFQGSRDHDIDLILRHFKLNQEYETTYAYTQSQATRLLNAGNHAVMMENIIEQFRALEAEYDFVLCEGTDYLGGETALEFEINMDVVSNIGCPILAVLNGMNSEEDEICDLSQRTFELFEEKGLDVIAVMINRASKKFSPNLVDRIKTGFRGGNKPLVYIIPDDKRLGNPTINDVVKWLNGKVLYGSDRLETPVDNYVVAAMQIENFLKYVGEGSLIITPGDRSDIILASLSSRLSDSYPNVSGILLTGGIKPAMTVHHLIEGWRGVPIPIVVAPEHTYKTAQILRGLHGTIDPENQVKVLSALGLFETCVNSHELQEKLVSTTSSRITPFMFEHTLLHKAREKKQHIVLPEGTSERILRAADILRRRDVVTLTLLGNVEKVKLAASNIDISLTGINVVDPVKSEHFEKFVQTYYELRKHKGIMIDDARDRMSDPTYFGTMMVWLGVAGGMVSGSVTTTAQTIRPAFEFVKTKPGVSIVSSVFLMCQNDKVLAYGDCAVNPNPNAEELAAIAISSAETAKIFGIEPRVAMLSYSTGGLGKGKDVDKVVEATRLVREKAPHLAVEGPLQYDVAIDPYEAEEFMPGNAVAGKATVLIFPDLNTGNNTYKAVQRSVTDSVAIGPILQGLKKPVNDISRGCKVRDIVNTVAITAIQAQAEQEANQS, encoded by the coding sequence ATGTCAAAGAGTTTGTATATAGCCGCAACAGAAGCTAGAAGCGGAAAGTCAGCCATTGTTCTTGGTGTGATGCAGTTGCTACTCACTCATATACGAAAAGTCGCAATTTTCCGTCCAATAATCCACGACAGCTTTCAGGGCAGCAGGGATCATGATATTGATCTCATCTTGCGTCATTTCAAGCTTAATCAAGAATATGAAACCACCTACGCATATACTCAGAGTCAAGCCACCCGTTTACTAAATGCGGGTAATCACGCGGTTATGATGGAGAATATTATTGAACAGTTTAGAGCACTTGAAGCGGAATACGATTTTGTTCTCTGTGAAGGTACTGACTATCTTGGCGGTGAGACTGCTTTAGAGTTTGAAATTAATATGGATGTTGTGAGTAACATTGGGTGTCCTATTCTCGCCGTATTAAACGGCATGAATAGCGAAGAAGATGAGATCTGTGATTTATCCCAGCGTACTTTCGAGCTTTTTGAAGAAAAAGGGCTGGATGTTATCGCTGTTATGATCAACAGAGCGAGTAAGAAATTTTCTCCGAATCTTGTAGATAGGATAAAAACCGGATTTAGAGGGGGAAATAAGCCTCTTGTATACATAATTCCTGATGATAAACGGCTTGGTAACCCTACAATAAATGATGTTGTAAAGTGGCTGAACGGTAAGGTTCTATACGGAAGTGACAGACTGGAAACACCTGTAGATAATTACGTTGTAGCAGCCATGCAGATTGAGAACTTTCTCAAATATGTAGGCGAAGGCAGCTTAATAATTACTCCCGGTGATAGGTCCGATATTATATTGGCGAGTTTGTCCTCGCGTCTTTCAGATTCATATCCGAATGTGTCGGGAATATTGCTTACAGGTGGAATTAAACCTGCCATGACCGTTCATCATTTGATCGAAGGGTGGCGTGGTGTTCCGATTCCAATTGTAGTTGCTCCCGAGCATACATATAAAACTGCACAAATTTTAAGAGGCCTTCACGGTACCATCGATCCTGAAAATCAGGTTAAGGTCCTCTCTGCTTTAGGTCTTTTTGAGACCTGCGTTAATTCTCATGAATTACAGGAAAAGCTGGTTTCAACGACCTCTTCAAGAATTACCCCGTTCATGTTTGAGCACACTCTTCTGCATAAAGCTCGTGAGAAGAAACAGCATATTGTTCTTCCTGAAGGGACAAGCGAACGCATCTTAAGAGCAGCTGATATTTTAAGGCGCAGAGATGTAGTTACGCTGACTTTGCTTGGAAATGTAGAGAAAGTGAAGTTGGCTGCTTCAAATATAGATATAAGCTTAACTGGTATAAACGTCGTTGACCCTGTTAAATCTGAGCATTTTGAAAAGTTTGTACAGACCTACTACGAGCTGCGTAAGCACAAAGGCATCATGATCGATGACGCTCGTGACCGCATGAGCGATCCTACATATTTTGGAACAATGATGGTTTGGTTGGGCGTTGCCGGAGGTATGGTTTCTGGTTCGGTAACTACGACTGCGCAAACTATCCGGCCTGCTTTCGAATTTGTTAAAACCAAGCCGGGAGTTTCCATTGTCTCGAGTGTCTTTCTTATGTGTCAGAACGATAAAGTGCTGGCTTACGGAGACTGTGCAGTCAATCCTAACCCGAATGCGGAGGAGCTTGCAGCCATTGCTATCAGTTCAGCCGAGACTGCAAAGATTTTTGGAATTGAGCCGCGTGTGGCGATGCTTTCGTATTCCACTGGTGGTTTAGGTAAAGGTAAAGATGTAGATAAAGTTGTGGAAGCAACCAGGCTGGTCCGCGAAAAAGCACCTCATCTGGCAGTGGAAGGACCGCTTCAATACGATGTAGCGATTGACCCTTATGAGGCTGAAGAGTTTATGCCTGGTAATGCCGTTGCAGGAAAGGCTACTGTCTTAATTTTTCCTGATCTCAATACCGGTAATAATACTTATAAAGCAGTTCAGAGATCTGTTACCGATTCTGTAGCAATAGGGCCTATATTACAGGGTCTTAAAAAGCCTGTGAATGACATAAGCAGAGGCTGTAAAGTTCGAGACATTGTCAACACTGTTGCTATTACTGCTATTCAGGCACAAGCAGAACAGGAGGCAAACCAGAGTTGA
- a CDS encoding SLC13 family permease translates to MGAQNDGGNGRIIGFFLGPIVFVSMLLMSAPDGMNPAAWKVAAVTALMAIWWITEAIPIPATSLLPIAMFPLLGVMKSKAACAPYSNHLIYLFMGGFFLAVTMERWNLHRRIAIHTIKAVGTSPGRMILGFMIATGFLSMWVSNTATAMMMVPIGLAVIQQATGFDSKTLRACPSTGPESNFGKCLMLGIAYAASMGGVGTIIGTPPNTVMAGMVDKMYGVQIGFGEWMMYGVPLAVIMIAVSWWILTQFLFPTKGMELAGGEAIIDEEVRKLGPMTKEEKYIVIVGCFVATFWLSRGFLKKAPFIQDMWPQFGFISDATIGILGALILFAIPTNFKKGEFLLDWKTAVKIPWDVILLFGGGLAIANGFSKTGLANFIASRLTMLEGMTLLMFVGLVVVITIFLTEITSNTATATLLVPIMGSAAIAMGVHPFATIVGACVAASFAFMLPVATPPNAVVFGSGCITIKQMASAGFWLNVFGAILITLSVVYFLPIVWGIDLSVLPPWAVMPN, encoded by the coding sequence ATGGGCGCTCAAAATGATGGTGGGAATGGTAGAATAATCGGCTTTTTCCTAGGGCCTATTGTATTTGTATCTATGCTTCTTATGTCGGCTCCGGATGGCATGAACCCAGCTGCATGGAAAGTTGCAGCTGTAACAGCTCTAATGGCGATCTGGTGGATTACGGAAGCAATTCCAATTCCAGCAACATCCTTATTACCAATCGCAATGTTTCCGCTATTAGGCGTAATGAAATCTAAAGCCGCATGTGCGCCTTATTCTAACCACTTAATCTATCTCTTTATGGGTGGCTTCTTTCTTGCTGTCACAATGGAAAGATGGAATTTGCATCGTCGTATTGCTATTCACACCATTAAAGCCGTTGGAACAAGTCCGGGACGTATGATTCTCGGGTTTATGATCGCAACTGGTTTCCTTTCAATGTGGGTGTCCAACACCGCTACAGCAATGATGATGGTTCCCATCGGTCTGGCTGTCATTCAGCAGGCAACCGGGTTCGACTCTAAAACGCTTAGAGCTTGTCCATCCACTGGTCCTGAATCAAACTTTGGTAAATGTCTCATGCTCGGTATCGCTTACGCTGCATCAATGGGCGGAGTTGGTACAATCATCGGTACACCTCCAAACACCGTTATGGCTGGTATGGTCGACAAAATGTACGGCGTACAGATCGGCTTTGGCGAATGGATGATGTACGGTGTTCCTTTAGCTGTGATCATGATCGCAGTTTCATGGTGGATTCTCACTCAGTTCTTATTCCCAACAAAAGGAATGGAACTTGCCGGTGGTGAAGCCATTATTGATGAAGAAGTTAGAAAGCTTGGACCAATGACTAAAGAAGAAAAGTACATAGTAATCGTTGGTTGCTTTGTTGCTACATTCTGGCTTTCTCGTGGATTCCTTAAAAAAGCTCCTTTCATACAAGATATGTGGCCTCAGTTCGGTTTTATTTCCGATGCCACAATTGGTATCCTTGGCGCATTGATCCTTTTTGCGATTCCTACCAACTTCAAGAAAGGCGAGTTCCTTCTTGATTGGAAGACCGCTGTTAAGATTCCTTGGGACGTAATTTTACTCTTCGGTGGTGGTCTTGCAATTGCGAACGGTTTCTCCAAGACTGGCCTCGCAAACTTCATTGCATCCAGATTGACCATGCTTGAAGGTATGACTCTGTTAATGTTCGTTGGACTGGTTGTTGTTATCACAATCTTCCTGACAGAGATTACTTCCAATACTGCTACTGCAACACTTCTCGTACCTATTATGGGTAGTGCCGCTATCGCGATGGGCGTTCATCCTTTCGCGACTATCGTCGGTGCTTGTGTGGCAGCTTCCTTCGCATTCATGCTTCCTGTTGCAACACCGCCGAACGCGGTTGTTTTCGGGAGTGGGTGTATCACGATCAAACAGATGGCCTCGGCCGGTTTCTGGTTAAACGTATTCGGAGCGATATTAATTACTCTTTCCGTTGTTTACTTCCTGCCGATTGTATGGGGCATCGATCTGAGCGTGCTTCCACCATGGGCCGTAATGCCTAATTAG
- a CDS encoding fumarate hydratase: protein MRTIKAETIIEAVAKMCVSANRYLPQDVRKRFEECAAAEDSAAAKEVFRQIKENWELAEKSGLPLCQDTGLAVYIVEVGEDVSVDGMTLREAINEGTRKGYDEGFLRKSSCDPLTRKNTGDNTPAIIHFDLVAGDKLKITFMAKGGGSENMSRVTMLTPAQGWAGIKKFVIERVAEAGPNPCPPTMVGIGVGGTFEYSAILAKKSLMRKVGEPSADPEIAKMEAELMEDINKLGIGPMGLGGKTTVFDVKIEMRPCHIASLPLAVNIQCHSSRHEEVEL from the coding sequence ATGCGTACTATTAAAGCTGAAACTATTATCGAAGCTGTAGCAAAGATGTGCGTAAGCGCGAATCGCTACTTGCCGCAAGACGTGCGTAAGCGTTTTGAAGAATGCGCTGCCGCAGAAGATTCTGCAGCGGCAAAAGAAGTATTCAGGCAGATTAAAGAAAATTGGGAGTTGGCTGAAAAGTCAGGCCTTCCTCTTTGTCAAGATACGGGACTCGCAGTATACATAGTTGAGGTTGGTGAAGATGTCAGCGTTGACGGCATGACTCTTAGAGAAGCCATTAATGAAGGTACTCGCAAAGGCTATGACGAAGGGTTTCTTAGAAAGTCTTCCTGTGATCCTCTCACTCGCAAGAATACAGGGGACAACACTCCTGCTATTATCCATTTTGATCTTGTCGCGGGTGATAAACTTAAAATTACATTTATGGCGAAGGGCGGTGGCTCTGAAAACATGAGCCGTGTGACCATGTTGACTCCTGCTCAAGGTTGGGCTGGAATCAAGAAGTTTGTCATTGAACGTGTTGCTGAAGCTGGTCCAAATCCATGCCCACCTACAATGGTTGGCATTGGTGTCGGCGGTACTTTTGAATATTCCGCGATTTTGGCTAAAAAATCACTCATGCGTAAAGTTGGCGAGCCAAGTGCTGATCCTGAGATTGCGAAGATGGAAGCCGAACTCATGGAAGATATTAACAAGCTGGGGATCGGTCCTATGGGACTCGGTGGAAAAACCACTGTTTTTGATGTGAAAATCGAAATGCGTCCATGCCACATTGCCAGCTTACCGCTTGCTGTGAACATCCAGTGTCATTCTTCAAGGCATGAGGAGGTGGAGCTATAA
- a CDS encoding cation:proton antiporter — protein MYAELAVLTLLVFLYSSFAGRIERSDVSGPMVFVIAGLILGPMVLKVFTAEVTRNEFRVIADLTLALILFIDASKADLKTIRRQIHIPARMLLLGLPGSIALGSILAVALFDGLSWHEAAILGTMLAATDAALGKAVISNTDVPVRIREGLNAESGLNDGLCVPILLVFIALALGAEQGGTGLALEYVARELGIGLIVGLGLAASGGWLLRLCWNKKWVTETWAHVAVVALALATFSVAQSLHGSGYIAAFTGGLLFGFQSKGSTHEMLKAAEADGETMAMLTWFAFGGAVIGQNYHLFTWEVVLYSALSLTVVRMIPVFISLIGTGESVPSRLFLGWFGPRGLASIVFAIIVLNSNIPNGPFLTLVVVCTVFLSLIAHGITANPLARWIAKIENKN, from the coding sequence ATGTATGCAGAACTCGCAGTCCTTACCCTGTTAGTATTTTTATATAGTTCTTTTGCTGGTCGAATTGAGCGAAGCGATGTTTCCGGCCCGATGGTATTTGTTATTGCAGGACTCATACTTGGCCCCATGGTCCTTAAAGTTTTCACTGCGGAAGTAACCCGCAACGAATTTAGGGTTATTGCCGACCTGACATTAGCACTCATACTTTTTATAGATGCTTCGAAAGCCGACCTGAAAACAATCAGACGCCAGATTCATATTCCGGCACGAATGCTCTTGCTCGGTTTACCTGGATCAATTGCTCTAGGGTCCATACTCGCGGTTGCACTTTTCGACGGTTTATCGTGGCATGAAGCAGCCATTCTTGGGACCATGCTTGCGGCAACGGATGCAGCATTGGGGAAAGCAGTGATCAGCAACACTGATGTGCCAGTCCGGATTCGCGAAGGATTAAATGCTGAAAGCGGCTTAAATGATGGGCTCTGCGTTCCAATTTTACTTGTTTTTATTGCATTGGCTCTAGGCGCGGAGCAAGGCGGCACAGGACTAGCGCTAGAGTACGTGGCGCGGGAACTTGGCATAGGATTAATTGTAGGACTTGGGTTAGCGGCTTCAGGGGGCTGGTTGCTACGATTATGCTGGAACAAAAAGTGGGTTACGGAAACATGGGCACATGTTGCTGTTGTAGCTTTGGCTTTAGCCACGTTTTCGGTAGCTCAGAGTTTACATGGCAGTGGTTACATCGCGGCATTCACTGGAGGGTTGCTATTCGGCTTCCAGTCCAAAGGATCCACACATGAAATGCTGAAAGCCGCCGAGGCCGATGGTGAGACCATGGCTATGTTAACTTGGTTCGCATTCGGAGGGGCAGTTATAGGGCAAAACTATCATCTATTCACATGGGAAGTGGTACTTTATTCCGCCCTAAGCCTCACCGTAGTCCGTATGATACCGGTATTTATATCCCTAATTGGCACTGGTGAAAGTGTCCCTAGCCGTCTTTTCCTTGGCTGGTTTGGACCCCGCGGCCTAGCTAGCATAGTCTTTGCCATTATTGTTTTAAATTCAAACATTCCTAACGGACCTTTTTTGACCTTAGTTGTTGTTTGCACTGTATTTCTAAGTCTTATTGCGCATGGCATTACAGCTAATCCACTTGCTCGCTGGATAGCAAAAATCGAAAACAAAAATTAA
- a CDS encoding phosphoadenosine phosphosulfate reductase family protein, translating into MNEISTITTDSTLDEKVQNLAEQMADLLLKFDPSKIAVAWTGGKDSTVVLAVWCEVLKGQGIDSPLAVSIDTGVKFPEVMLFRDELAQKWNINLKVLRPEVDINSYPVAMDAVTCCRDLKIKPLQKAITEHNIQVLITGIRRDEHPSRTKREAIEHRDNPDHTISNPILEWTEMDIWSFITMHSIPHCELYDQGYRSLGCKPCTVLGEGQSERQGRNKEKEKNLELLTSLGYF; encoded by the coding sequence TTGAACGAAATTTCTACAATCACGACAGATTCAACCCTTGATGAAAAGGTTCAGAATTTAGCTGAGCAAATGGCAGATTTATTGCTCAAATTCGATCCGTCTAAAATTGCAGTGGCATGGACTGGTGGCAAAGATTCCACAGTAGTTTTAGCAGTTTGGTGCGAAGTTTTAAAAGGGCAGGGGATAGATTCTCCTCTTGCTGTGTCAATTGATACTGGCGTAAAATTCCCGGAAGTGATGTTATTCAGGGATGAACTTGCACAAAAGTGGAATATCAATTTAAAAGTGCTTAGGCCTGAAGTGGATATAAACTCTTATCCAGTGGCAATGGATGCTGTGACGTGTTGCCGCGATTTGAAAATAAAGCCCCTTCAAAAGGCTATAACCGAGCACAATATACAAGTATTAATAACTGGAATACGCCGCGATGAGCATCCCAGCAGGACAAAAAGGGAAGCCATAGAGCACCGCGATAATCCAGATCATACTATTTCTAATCCCATATTAGAGTGGACCGAAATGGATATATGGTCGTTTATTACTATGCACAGTATTCCGCATTGTGAGCTTTACGATCAAGGGTATAGATCTTTAGGCTGCAAACCTTGCACCGTATTAGGTGAAGGGCAGAGCGAGCGCCAAGGCAGAAATAAAGAAAAAGAAAAGAATTTGGAACTACTAACCTCATTAGGATATTTTTAA